One window of the Chitinophaga niabensis genome contains the following:
- a CDS encoding SusD/RagB family nutrient-binding outer membrane lipoprotein gives MRKKHILIYSFTLLAAVSLISCSDKKLEEINTDPNRPVDVPTTTIISSAQKQLMDNARGSAGNIRSAMLFAQYFSQNQYTNESRYDLPRTNSDTYWDNAYKALNNLEQVIRLNTDPLTKAKVTAGVGPNENQIAIARILKSYTFLTLTDAFGNVPYSSFGSNDPDFQALKLNPDISKPKYASQEKIYTDILKELKEAAAQLIVTENTFGNFDGIYKGKADLWKRFANSLRLRVAIRVRAKLPQLAATHIQEAIADGLIRNNTENAALKYEAKAPNEAPLYRATVTENRRDFSVSHILINVLKGQVGPFTAADPRLKIYARPNKDGLYIGQPYGLLPSLASILKAEDISLPGTVVNAADYSEVLMEYAEVNFLLAEYNSWSQADYLNGVRASLEKWGVDKPSADAYIALLPAATQETVLSQKYLALYMQGNEAWAEIRRTGFPTFLIKKGDVVWPTAPAPEEEKKFIPLAGTGIPQRIYYPQKEQAVNLENYREAVGQLTGDNIDAKVWWNN, from the coding sequence ATGAGAAAGAAACATATCTTAATATATAGCTTCACACTGTTAGCAGCAGTATCCCTGATCTCCTGCAGTGATAAGAAGTTGGAGGAGATCAACACAGATCCTAACAGGCCTGTTGATGTACCCACTACCACTATTATTTCTTCTGCACAAAAGCAATTGATGGATAATGCACGCGGTTCCGCAGGCAATATCAGAAGTGCCATGCTGTTTGCACAGTACTTCTCTCAAAATCAATACACCAATGAGAGCAGGTACGATCTGCCGAGAACAAACTCTGATACTTATTGGGACAATGCCTACAAAGCATTGAACAACCTGGAGCAGGTCATCCGCCTGAACACAGACCCGTTGACGAAAGCAAAAGTAACAGCAGGAGTAGGGCCTAATGAAAACCAGATCGCCATTGCGCGCATCCTGAAATCATACACCTTCCTCACTTTAACGGATGCATTCGGCAATGTACCCTACAGCTCTTTCGGCAGCAACGATCCTGATTTCCAGGCATTGAAACTCAACCCGGATATCTCCAAACCAAAGTATGCTTCCCAGGAAAAGATCTATACAGATATCCTGAAAGAACTGAAGGAAGCAGCTGCACAGCTGATCGTAACGGAAAACACCTTCGGGAATTTTGATGGGATCTATAAAGGCAAAGCTGATCTCTGGAAACGTTTTGCGAACTCCCTGCGTTTACGTGTAGCCATCCGGGTTCGTGCAAAACTGCCGCAACTGGCAGCCACGCATATCCAGGAAGCCATTGCAGATGGACTGATCCGCAACAACACAGAGAATGCGGCATTGAAATATGAAGCCAAAGCGCCCAACGAAGCACCACTTTACAGGGCAACTGTAACAGAGAACCGCCGGGACTTTTCTGTATCACATATCCTGATCAATGTGCTGAAAGGCCAGGTAGGTCCATTTACAGCTGCTGATCCCAGGTTGAAAATATATGCCCGGCCCAATAAAGATGGATTGTATATCGGGCAGCCTTATGGTTTGTTGCCAAGCCTGGCTTCCATCCTGAAAGCAGAGGATATCAGTTTACCCGGCACCGTAGTGAATGCAGCTGATTATAGTGAAGTATTAATGGAGTATGCCGAAGTAAACTTCCTGTTGGCAGAATACAACAGTTGGAGCCAGGCAGATTATTTAAACGGTGTAAGGGCCTCCCTGGAAAAATGGGGCGTGGATAAACCTTCGGCAGATGCCTATATAGCATTATTACCTGCCGCTACCCAGGAAACGGTACTGTCTCAGAAGTATCTGGCATTATACATGCAGGGAAATGAAGCCTGGGCAGAGATCCGCCGCACTGGTTTCCCGACATTCCTTATAAAGAAGGGAGATGTTGTTTGGCCAACCGCACCGGCACCTGAAGAAGAAAAGAAATTCATCCCGCTGGCGGGAACCGGTATTCCCCAACGGATCTATTATCCGCAGAAGGAGCAGGCCGTGAACCTGGAAAATTACAGAGAAGCAGTGGGGCAACTGACAGGGGATAACATTGATGCGAAAGTTTGGTGGAATAACTAA